The DNA window TGATGACCTTCTCGACCCAGCTCGCGGAGGCCACGGGGCCGGGGCCACTGAAGGGCCCGTGCTCGTCATAGGTCATTATCATGATCTTATCGCAGATCCGCCCGAGGGCGTAATAATCAAACGCCCCGATCCACTCGCTCGCCGGGGAATCCCCCCACTTTGCAGGGACTGACATCGTAACCAGGTACCCACCGGGCTTGAGCCTGGCCGCGAGCTCCTGCATGAATTTCGTCAGGAATTCGCGATCTCCCGGCGGGATATTTTCAAAGTCGATGTTGACGCCGCGGTAGCCATATCTTTTCAATATGGCGTAGATTTCGTTTATCGCCCTTTCTCTCCTGGCCTGGCTCCGCAGCATGGATGAGATAATGCCGGCATCGAAGCCGCCGGCGCTGTGGCTATAATTGTGAACGAGCGCGAGCGGTGTGATCCCGTTCGAGCGCACCAGGTCAAAGGGGGCGCTCAGGTGCTCACCGGTCACGCCGCCGCTGGCGTCGAGCTTGAAAGAGAAGAGAGCCACCCCCGACAGCATGTCCTTGCTCAGGCTCAGAGAGGCATATGAGGCCCTCTCGCCCGGGTAGTCTTCGGCATAATACCCGATAATCTCGAAATTGCCGGCTCTCCTGGCCTCCCCGCCGACCTGCTGCTTCCCGCCCTCCACGAGAAAGCTCGCTATCCACCCGGCGCGGCCATCCGGGAGCCTCACCTGATACCAGCTATTGTGTGAGGTCAGCACGCGGAGGGGCGTGCCGCGCTTGATCGTCGTCACGACCCGGTAATTCGTGCCGGGGCCGCCTCTCACGCGCACCCTGGGATCCTTTACGGTAACCACAGAACCCGGGGCTTGGTGCGTTGGTTGCTGCGCCGGCTCCGTTCCGGGCATGGGGTGGATGGTTGACTGGGGCGGCTCAAGCTTCGTAGATTCGCTTACTGGCGGGTTTGCCGGCGCGCCCTGAGGCCCCTGGCCTGGCTCCTGGCCGGGCTCGCCGGCGGCAAAAAGGTATAATAGAATGGTTATAGCTGCTGCAGCGACCTTTGGGTCCATGCCCGGCTATCGCCCCTTTCTCGACAGGACAGAAATGAGACAGGATATAAATGCCTATGAATATGAATACGATAATATCAATATGGGGGTAGCTATGATCACAGCGTGGAAATAGCGACACAGAAATAGCAACACAGAATAGGGATTTCGCCAGAGCTGTCGCCAGTCCTCTATGTAATTTTCTCTATGAGAGGTGGAGGCAACCTGGTATGCCATGATTTTAGATTATATTCCATAATCTAGGAAGTGTTTTTTGTCAGTTGTAAAAGGAATCTGTCGACTTCGGGCGAATTCTATTTGCAGAGATTGTATCGCTCACGAAAGGAAGAAGATGGTGCACCAGAGGACGCAGCTTGATAACGGAGTGAGGATAGTAACAGAATGCATCCCATATGTGCGTTCGGTCTCAATAGGACTGTGGATTAAGTCTGGATCGCGAAATGAACCCCGCAACATGAACGGGGCATCGCATTTTATCGAGCATATGCTTTTCAAGGGAACCAGGGGGAGGACGGCGCGGGAGATAGCCGAGGCGATCGATGGCATCGGGGGACAGATGAACGCCTTCACCACGAAGGAGTATACGTGCTACTACGCCAGGGTCCTCGATACCCACCTGGCCTTCGCCATGGATATCCTCGCCGATATGCTCCTGGAGTCCCTCTTTGATGAAGACGAGATCGAAAAGGAAAAGGGCGTCGTGCTCGAGGAGATCAAGATGTACGAGGATACCCCGGATGAGCTCGTACATGATGTTCTTGCCCAGGCTATGTGGGATTCGGGTCCCCTCGGGTTAAATACCCTGGGCACTTGTGAAACGGTCGGTGAATTCACCAGGGATTCCCTGCTGGAGTACATGCGGTCCCAGTACACGCCCGATAATCTTATCGTGGCTGCGGCCGGCAACCTAAAACATGAGGCGGTTGTGGGCGGCGCCATGAGGTTTTTCGGCGCGCTCGCTCCATCGGCAGCGTCGGCTGTCAGGATGCCGCAGCGGACCCTCTTTCGCTCGAGCGTCAAGCTCAAGGAGATAGAGCAGGTCCACCTTTGTATCGGGGCAAAAGGCTATCCGCGCGACCACTGCGATGAATTCGCCCTCATGGTTCTCGACGCCATCCTGGGCGGGGGCATGAGTTCGCGATTATTTCAGGGCCTGAGAGAGGAGAGGGGACTTGTCTATTCGACCTATTCCTATCACAGTGCCTACCAGGACACGGGCGCCTTCGTAGTTTATGCGGGAATGAGCCCGCAGAATGTGGATATCGTCATTGATCTCATTCTGGAGGAGTTCTCTAATCTTCTTGA is part of the Bacillota bacterium genome and encodes:
- a CDS encoding insulinase family protein, whose translation is MRIVTECIPYVRSVSIGLWIKSGSRNEPRNMNGASHFIEHMLFKGTRGRTAREIAEAIDGIGGQMNAFTTKEYTCYYARVLDTHLAFAMDILADMLLESLFDEDEIEKEKGVVLEEIKMYEDTPDELVHDVLAQAMWDSGPLGLNTLGTCETVGEFTRDSLLEYMRSQYTPDNLIVAAAGNLKHEAVVGGAMRFFGALAPSAASAVRMPQRTLFRSSVKLKEIEQVHLCIGAKGYPRDHCDEFALMVLDAILGGGMSSRLFQGLREERGLVYSTYSYHSAYQDTGAFVVYAGMSPQNVDIVIDLILEEFSNLLDGGIRPEELARGKEQLKGGMLLGLENTSSRMSRIAKLEMFHDRYYTPEEIINIIDSVTLDDVRRVAYDILGGNDLAAAIVGPYSGDLDLGSRPGGRREAGATSG
- a CDS encoding SH3 domain-containing protein — protein: MDPKVAAAAITILLYLFAAGEPGQEPGQGPQGAPANPPVSESTKLEPPQSTIHPMPGTEPAQQPTHQAPGSVVTVKDPRVRVRGGPGTNYRVVTTIKRGTPLRVLTSHNSWYQVRLPDGRAGWIASFLVEGGKQQVGGEARRAGNFEIIGYYAEDYPGERASYASLSLSKDMLSGVALFSFKLDASGGVTGEHLSAPFDLVRSNGITPLALVHNYSHSAGGFDAGIISSMLRSQARRERAINEIYAILKRYGYRGVNIDFENIPPGDREFLTKFMQELAARLKPGGYLVTMSVPAKWGDSPASEWIGAFDYYALGRICDKIMIMTYDEHGPFSGPGPVASASWVEKVIKYAITQIPRPKIMMGVPAYGYDWPIGWGGQARAVSHQQALRIAQSHGIRPLWHDEAKAPYFRYSSGNSRREVWFENESSIAAKIAIAKKYDLRGIAIWRLGYEDASYWRALRKSLGLG